A region from the Aegilops tauschii subsp. strangulata cultivar AL8/78 chromosome 5, Aet v6.0, whole genome shotgun sequence genome encodes:
- the LOC109770539 gene encoding probable lactoylglutathione lyase, chloroplastic isoform X2: MRVSRGPVACAALMLLSTAAALRSEPIRLSRSGAPKLRASAGAAHANATFCSKEEAFAWAKKDHRRLLHVVYRVGDIDRTIKFYTECLGMKLLRKRDIPEEKYTNAFLGYGREDAHFVVELTYNYGVDKYDIGAGFGHFGIATDDVAKTVEIIRAKGGKVTREYGTVKGGKTVTAFIEDPDGYKFEILDRPGTREPLCQVMLRVGDLDRAISFYEKAYGMELLRKQDNPRNKYTVALMGYGPEDRNAVVELTYKYGVAKYDKGNAYGQIAIGTDNVYKTAEVVKLSGGQVVREPGPLPGIGTKITSVLDPDGWKTVFVDNIDFAKELGSHAHH; the protein is encoded by the exons ATGAGGGTCAGCCGTGGCCCCGTCGCGTGTGCCGCCCTCATGCTCCTCTCCACCGCTGCAG CTCTGCGGTCGGAGCCGATCAGGCTGAGCAGGAGCGGCGCGCCCAAGCTCCGCGCCTCGGCGGGCGCCGCGCACGCTAATGCCACCTTCTGTAGCAAAGAGGAGGCATTCGCCTGGGCCAAGAAGGACCACCGGAGGCTCCTCCACGTCGTCTACCGCGTCGGCGACATCGACAGGACCATCAA GTTCTACACCGAATGCCTGGGCATGAAGCTGCTGAGGAAGCGTGACATACCCGAAGAGAAGTACACCAATGCTTTCCTCGGATACGGCCGCGAGGACGCCCATTTCGTCGTTGAGCTCACATACA ACTACGGGGTTGACAAGTATGATATTGGAGCGGGGTTCGGTCATTTCGGCATCGCAACCGATGAT GTGGCCAAAACGGTTGAAATCATAAGAGCAAAGGGAGGCAAGGTGACAAGGGAGTATGGCACTGTCAAGGGTGGCAAGACCGTGACCGCGTTCATCGAAGACCCCGATGGCTACAAGTTTGAGATCCTTGACAGGCCAGGGACTCGAGAGCCACTATGCCAGGTGATGCTTCGTGTCGGCGACCTCGACCGAGCCATAAGCTTCTATGAGAAG GCTTATGGTATGGAACTGCTCCGAAAGCAAGATAACCCTCGAAACAAG TATACGGTGGCGTTGATGGGGTATGGGCCCGAAGACCGGAATGCAGTTGTGGAGCTGACCTACAAGTACGGTGTCGCTAAATATGACAAGGGGAATGCCTATGGTCAG ATAGCGATAGGCACCGACAATGTCTACAAGACCGCCGAGGTGGTGAAGCTGTCCGGAGGGCAAGTGGTGCGGGAGCCGGGTCCCTTGCCAGGGATCGGCACCAAGATCACATCTGTGCTTGACCCTGATGGGTGGAAAACG GTATTTGTTGACAACATTGACTTCGCCAAAGAATTGGGTAGTCATGCACACCATTGA
- the LOC109770539 gene encoding lactoylglutathione lyase GLX1-like isoform X1 produces the protein MRVSRGPVACAALMLLSTAAALRSEPIRLSRSGAPKLRASAGAAHANATFCSKEEAFAWAKKDHRRLLHVVYRVGDIDRTIKFYTECLGMKLLRKRDIPEEKYTNAFLGYGREDAHFVVELTYNYGVDKYDIGAGFGHFGIATDDVAKTVEIIRAKGGKVTREYGTVKGGKTVTAFIEDPDGYKFEILDRPGTREPLCQVMLRVGDLDRAISFYEKAYGMELLRKQDNPRNKYTVALMGYGPEDRNAVVELTYKYGVAKYDKGNAYGQIAIGTDNVYKTAEVVKLSGGQVVREPGPLPGIGTKITSVLDPDGWKTVLPCSHHASSIIAHRAETQICLCGMQVFVDNIDFAKELGSHAHH, from the exons ATGAGGGTCAGCCGTGGCCCCGTCGCGTGTGCCGCCCTCATGCTCCTCTCCACCGCTGCAG CTCTGCGGTCGGAGCCGATCAGGCTGAGCAGGAGCGGCGCGCCCAAGCTCCGCGCCTCGGCGGGCGCCGCGCACGCTAATGCCACCTTCTGTAGCAAAGAGGAGGCATTCGCCTGGGCCAAGAAGGACCACCGGAGGCTCCTCCACGTCGTCTACCGCGTCGGCGACATCGACAGGACCATCAA GTTCTACACCGAATGCCTGGGCATGAAGCTGCTGAGGAAGCGTGACATACCCGAAGAGAAGTACACCAATGCTTTCCTCGGATACGGCCGCGAGGACGCCCATTTCGTCGTTGAGCTCACATACA ACTACGGGGTTGACAAGTATGATATTGGAGCGGGGTTCGGTCATTTCGGCATCGCAACCGATGAT GTGGCCAAAACGGTTGAAATCATAAGAGCAAAGGGAGGCAAGGTGACAAGGGAGTATGGCACTGTCAAGGGTGGCAAGACCGTGACCGCGTTCATCGAAGACCCCGATGGCTACAAGTTTGAGATCCTTGACAGGCCAGGGACTCGAGAGCCACTATGCCAGGTGATGCTTCGTGTCGGCGACCTCGACCGAGCCATAAGCTTCTATGAGAAG GCTTATGGTATGGAACTGCTCCGAAAGCAAGATAACCCTCGAAACAAG TATACGGTGGCGTTGATGGGGTATGGGCCCGAAGACCGGAATGCAGTTGTGGAGCTGACCTACAAGTACGGTGTCGCTAAATATGACAAGGGGAATGCCTATGGTCAG ATAGCGATAGGCACCGACAATGTCTACAAGACCGCCGAGGTGGTGAAGCTGTCCGGAGGGCAAGTGGTGCGGGAGCCGGGTCCCTTGCCAGGGATCGGCACCAAGATCACATCTGTGCTTGACCCTGATGGGTGGAAAACGGTATTACCTTGCTCCCATCATGCTAGTTCAATTATTGCTCACCGAGCCGAGACTCAAATATGTCTATGTGGCATGCAGGTATTTGTTGACAACATTGACTTCGCCAAAGAATTGGGTAGTCATGCACACCATTGA
- the LOC109770538 gene encoding lactoylglutathione lyase GLX1, which yields MRALPMAVSRGAVACATPAAAAAAVPRRSMLLSTAAAGAALQSDPIRLMSTPKLKLRASAGAAQAAATSFSSNDEAFTWAKKDNRRLLHVVYRVGDIDKTIKFYTECLGMKLLRKRDIPEEKYTNAFLGYGPEETNFAIELTYNYGVDSYDVGAGFGHFGIATDDVAKTVELIRAKGGKVTREPGPVKGGKTVIAFIEDPDGYKFEILERPGTPEPLCQVMLRVGDLDRAISFYEKACGMKLLRKRDNPEYKYTVAMMGYGPEDQNAVLELTYNYGVTEYDKGNAYAQIAIGTDDVYKTAEVVKLSRGKVVREAGPLPGLGTKITAILDPDGWKSVFVDNIDFAKELE from the exons ATGAGGGCTCTCCCCATGGCCGTCAGCCGCGGAGCCGTCGCCTGCGCCaccccggccgccgccgccgcagccgtccCCCGGAGATCCATGCTCCTCTCCACCGCTGCCGCAGGCGCAG CCCTGCAGTCCGACCCCATCAGGCTGATGAGCACGCCCAAGCTCAAGCTCcgcgcctccgccggcgccgcgcaGGCCGCGGCCACCTCCTTCTCCAGCAATGACGAGGCCTTCACCTGGGCCAAGAAGGACAACCGGAGGCTCCTCCACGTCGTCTACCGCGTCGGCGACATCGACAAAACCATCAA GTTCTATACAGAGTGCCTCGGCATGAAGCTGCTGAGGAAGCGTGACATACCCGAAGAGAAGTACACCAATGCCTTCCTCGGATACGGCCCCGAGGAGACCAACTTTGCCATCGAGCTCACCTACA ACTACGGGGTTGACTCGTACGATGTCGGAGCGGGGTTCGGTCATTTCGGCATCGCAACTGATGAT GTGGCCAAAACAGTTGAACTCATAAGGGCAAAGGGAGGCAAGGTGACTAGGGAGCCTGGCCCTGTCAAGGGTGGCAAGACCGTGATTGCGTTTATCGAAGACCCTGACGGATACAAGTTCGAGATCCTAGAGAGGCCAGGGACTCCAGAGCCACTATGCCAAGTGATGCTTCGTGTCGGTGATCTCGACCGAGCCATAAGCTTCTACGAGAAG GCTTGTGGTATGAAACTACTCCGGAAGCGAGACAACCCTGAATACAAG TATACGGTGGCCATGATGGGGTACGGACCTGAAGACCAGAATGCCGTTCTGGAGTTGACCTACAACTATGGTGTCACTGAATATGACAAGGGGAATGCATATGCACAG ATCGCGATAGGCACCGACGATGTCTACAAGACCGCCGAGGTGGTGAAGCTATCCAGAGGGAAAGTGGTGCGGGAGGCAGGTCCCTTGCCGGGGCTCGGCACCAAGATCACAGCCATCCTGGACCCTGATGGGTGGAAATCG GTGTTTGTTGACAACATTGACTTTGCCAAAGAACTGGAGTAA